In the genome of Cryptomeria japonica chromosome 8, Sugi_1.0, whole genome shotgun sequence, one region contains:
- the LOC131049954 gene encoding protein RKD5 isoform X1, with product MKDSGNPPKCVGDEVISTEGERESMDLQSGVFGIEGSWPSIPQLTSVQDVSVGSVATTRDADNSYSIVDICDEHDPKPITQFLPGYSSFDLNQVTTSSRECSPSNHRIENGSSLSIAGSAEFQLIDQNPELEGTGIASSRDSSMLRSKSSTKEVPISMEKDENRQVHHAPSKRVANIALKDLAKYFDVPITEASRRLEVGLTVLKRKCREFGIPRWPHRKIKSLNNLIENLQEEAERQEREDQVAAMAVKKRTRILETEKRKIEEKPGTDIHKDTKRFRQDVFKRRHRARVLEKKYESLDTNWEDGNSSVSTTLTLMIDQASISPSTK from the exons ATGAAAGATTCTGGTAACCCTCCAAAATGTGTGGGTGATGAGGTGATATCAACAGAGGGGGAGCGTGAATCAATGGATTTGCAGTCTGGTGTTTTTGGCATTGAGGGTTCCTGGCCTAGTATACCGCAGTTAACGAGTGTGCAAGATGTTTCTGTCGGAAGCGTTGCTACCACACGTGATGCTGATAACTCTTATAGCATTGTAGATATCTGTGATGAACATGATCCGAAACCTATAACTCAATTTCTCCCAG GTTATTCATCTTTTGACCTGAATCAAGTAACTACAAGCTCAAGAGAGTGCTCACCGTCGAATCATAGAATTGAGAATGGGTCCAGTTTAAGTATAGCAGGTAGTGCAGAGtttcaattaattgaccaaaacCCTGAACTGGAGGGCACTGGAATTGCGTCCTCTAGGGATTCGTCAATGCTACGCAGTAAATCATCTACTAAAGAGGTTCCAATAAGCatggaaaaagatgaaaatagGCAAGTTCATCATGCACCATCAAAGCGGGTTGCTAACATTGCACTAAAGGATCTGGCAAAATATTTTGATGTGCCAATTACCGAAGCTTCTAGGAGGTTGGAGGTGGGACTTACAGTCCTAAAAAGGAAATGCAGAGAGTTTGGCATCCCGCGATGGCCACATAGGAAAATCAAGTCCCTTAACAATCTCATAGAGAATTTACAG GAAGAAGCCGAGAGACAGGAGAGAGAAGACCAAGTTGCAGCCATGGCAGTAAAGAAAAGAACTAGGATATTGGAAACTGAGAAACgaaaaattgaggaaaaacctGGGACAGACATACATAAGGATACAAAGAGGTTTCGACAGGATGTCTTCAAAAGAAGGCACAGGGCAAGGGTTCTTGAAAAAAAGTACGAGTCTCTAGACACAAACTGGGAAGATGGAAATTCATCAGTTTCTACCACTCTGACATTGATGATAGATCAAGCCAGCATTTCTCCATCTACCAAATAA
- the LOC131049954 gene encoding protein RKD2 isoform X2 produces the protein MKDSGNPPKCVGDEVISTEGERESMDLQSGVFGIEGSWPSIPQLTSVQDVSVGSVATTRDADNSYSIVDICDEHDPKPITQFLPGYSSFDLNQVTTSSRECSPSNHRIENGSSLSIAGSAEFQLIDQNPELEGTGIASSRDSSMLRSKSSTKEVPISMEKDENRQVHHAPSKRVANIALKDLAKYFDVPITEASRRLEVGLTVLKRKCREFGIPRWPHRKIKSLNNLIENLQWLHQYILYLNTSRPEDKNHHKRRSRETGERRPSCSHGSKEKN, from the exons ATGAAAGATTCTGGTAACCCTCCAAAATGTGTGGGTGATGAGGTGATATCAACAGAGGGGGAGCGTGAATCAATGGATTTGCAGTCTGGTGTTTTTGGCATTGAGGGTTCCTGGCCTAGTATACCGCAGTTAACGAGTGTGCAAGATGTTTCTGTCGGAAGCGTTGCTACCACACGTGATGCTGATAACTCTTATAGCATTGTAGATATCTGTGATGAACATGATCCGAAACCTATAACTCAATTTCTCCCAG GTTATTCATCTTTTGACCTGAATCAAGTAACTACAAGCTCAAGAGAGTGCTCACCGTCGAATCATAGAATTGAGAATGGGTCCAGTTTAAGTATAGCAGGTAGTGCAGAGtttcaattaattgaccaaaacCCTGAACTGGAGGGCACTGGAATTGCGTCCTCTAGGGATTCGTCAATGCTACGCAGTAAATCATCTACTAAAGAGGTTCCAATAAGCatggaaaaagatgaaaatagGCAAGTTCATCATGCACCATCAAAGCGGGTTGCTAACATTGCACTAAAGGATCTGGCAAAATATTTTGATGTGCCAATTACCGAAGCTTCTAGGAGGTTGGAGGTGGGACTTACAGTCCTAAAAAGGAAATGCAGAGAGTTTGGCATCCCGCGATGGCCACATAGGAAAATCAAGTCCCTTAACAATCTCATAGAGAATTTACAG TGGCTTCATCAATATATTCTCTATCTCAATACAAGTAGACCAGAAGACAAAAATCACCACAAAA GAAGAAGCCGAGAGACAGGAGAGAGAAGACCAAGTTGCAGCCATGGCAGTAAAGAAAAGAACTAG